The Arcobacter sp. LA11 genome segment AATACTTGATGATATTTACAAGTCTTGGTCAATGTATTAGATTTGATATAGATAAAACAAGAGAACAAGGTAGAAGTACTAGGGGTGTTAGAGGTATTAAGTTTAAACATGAAACGGACTTTGTAGTTGATGCTGATGTTATATCAAGTGACGAACAAGAATTATTACCAATTTCTGAAAAAGGTATTGGAAAAAGAACAACAGTTTCTGAATATAGATTAACAAACAGAGCTGGTTCTGGTGTTATATCAATGAAGTTATCTAATAAAACTGGTAATGTAGTTGGTGAAGTTTTAGTGGATGAAACACAAGACTTAATGGCACTTACTTCTATTGGTAAGATGATTAGAGTTGATATGCAAACAATTAGAAAAGCTGGAAGAAATACTTCTGGTGTAATTATTGTAAATGTAGATAAGGGTGATAAAGTTGTATCTATTGCAAAATGTCCAAAAGAAGATGAAGAGATAGAACTTGACGAAAATGGAAATATAATAAGATATAACGAAGATGGAGAAAGATTAGAAAATAAAACTGTTGAAGCTAATGATAACTCAGAAGAGTCTGCTTCTTCAGAAACACCATCTTTAATTAATGATATAGAAAATAAAGAGGATAATTAGAAAAATGAGATGTAATCCTGAGAATCAGGCAAAATTTAATGTTGCAGTTGTAGGTGCAACTGGTGCAGTTGGCGAAGAACTTTTTAGAGTAATGGAAGCATATGACTTTCCAATTAATAACTTAGTACCTCTTGCAAGTGCAAGAAGTGCTGGTGAAAAAATAGAATTTGCAGGAAAAGAACATACAGTTTTAGAATTAGCAGAAACTGTTTTTGAAGAAAATGAAGTTGATATTGCATTTTTTAGTGCAGGTGGTTCTATTTCTGAAAAATTTGCAAAATATGCAGTTGAAGGTGGAGCCGTAGTTATTGATAATACTAGCCACTTTAGAATGGATCCAAATGTACCATTAGTAGTTCCTGAAGTAAATCCAGAAGATATTGCTTTATGGAAAGAGACTGGAATTATTGCAAATCCAAATTGTTCTACAATTCAAATGGTATTATCTTTAAAACCACTTGATGAATTGTATGGAATCAAAAGAGTTGATGTTTCAACTTACCAAGCAGTTTCAGGAGCTGGAAAAGCTGGTATGGAAGAACTTGTT includes the following:
- a CDS encoding aspartate-semialdehyde dehydrogenase → MRCNPENQAKFNVAVVGATGAVGEELFRVMEAYDFPINNLVPLASARSAGEKIEFAGKEHTVLELAETVFEENEVDIAFFSAGGSISEKFAKYAVEGGAVVIDNTSHFRMDPNVPLVVPEVNPEDIALWKETGIIANPNCSTIQMVLSLKPLDELYGIKRVDVSTYQAVSGAGKAGMEELVKQMQDMLTFKLDDSKIEAFAHQIVNNVIPQIDVKQPNYFTKEEMKMVNETQKILHKNIAVAATCVRVPVLRSHSESITVTFEDGIDVDVAEVREALEKFENVEVIDDLENSAYPMPIISTDTDTTFVGRIRKDIYDENVVHFFNVADQVRVGAATNSVRIALKWIEMENDI